A window from Phalacrocorax aristotelis chromosome 5, bGulAri2.1, whole genome shotgun sequence encodes these proteins:
- the CD59 gene encoding CD59 glycoprotein, whose protein sequence is MIKMNCFLLTASLVLVAFCSCGYTLRCYHCENSPSLCKTNSTCLANEDTCLQMKFGKLRTSSCWKASHCTMNEIAEFFQLDNFEFFCCQRDLCNESAITRVNKAAFSIASVMTMLWMLL, encoded by the exons ATGATCAAGATGAACTGCTTCCTGTTAACCGCCTCCCTTGTTCTGGTTGCTTTTTGTAGTTGTG GTTATACCTTAAGGTGTTACCACTGTGAGAACAGCCCTTCCTTGTGCAAGACCAACAGTACTTGCTTGGCAAATGAAGACACGTGCTTGCAGATGAAATTTG gtAAATTGAGAACCTCCTCCTGCTGGAAGGCATCCCACTGCACTATGAATGAAATTGCTGAATTCTTCCAGTTGGataattttgaattcttttgCTGCCAACGCGACTTGTGCAATGAGAGCGCAATTACTCGGGTTAACAAAGCGGCCTTCAGTATTGCCTCTGTAATGACCATGTTATGGATGCTTCTGTAA